The following are encoded together in the Clostridium sp. BJN0013 genome:
- a CDS encoding aminodeoxychorismate/anthranilate synthase component II translates to MILMIDNYDSFTYNLYQYIGELYKDIEVIRNDEISVEDIEKFENLQGIVISPGPGVPEDSGICIEVIKRYGKDIPILGICLGHQAIAKAYGGDVIRAKEIKHGKTSMVEHVENELFKGIKSPIRAMRYHSLIVDEESIIPTHIIKIAESDDGVLMGIKHSSYPVYGLQFHPESILTECGHSIIKNFLQEVCHVK, encoded by the coding sequence TTGATATTAATGATAGATAATTATGATTCTTTTACCTATAATCTTTATCAATATATAGGAGAATTGTATAAGGATATAGAGGTAATTAGAAATGATGAGATTTCAGTGGAGGATATAGAGAAATTTGAAAATTTACAGGGTATAGTTATATCTCCAGGTCCGGGAGTACCAGAAGATTCGGGTATATGTATTGAGGTAATAAAAAGGTATGGAAAAGATATACCTATTTTAGGAATATGCCTTGGTCATCAAGCCATAGCCAAGGCATATGGTGGAGATGTAATAAGGGCAAAAGAAATAAAGCATGGTAAAACATCCATGGTAGAGCATGTAGAAAATGAATTATTTAAAGGAATTAAAAGTCCTATTAGGGCTATGAGATATCATTCTTTAATAGTAGATGAAGAATCCATAATTCCTACCCATATTATTAAAATTGCAGAAAGTGATGATGGTGTTTTAATGGGTATAAAGCACAGCTCTTATCCGGTATATGGACTTCAATTTCATCCTGAATCTATATTGACAGAGTGTGGTCATAGTATAATAAAGAATTTTTTACAGGAGGTATGTCATGTTAAGTGA
- the trpE gene encoding anthranilate synthase component I: MLNITESEFNLLKNNKDAFPVICKFNGDEITPINIFYNVEGENKIIMESVEFNEQKGRYSFIACNPYMETKSFKNDIFVKDKNSHCKFKGKIMDFVKKYMDINYNTNSLEIPFTGGAIGYAGYDVIKQYENIRDDNEDDLKIPESYFMFYKNLICYDHLKHRLILIYNVFPEDNVSYLEINNYFKKLYKQITEKIEVHNISNNSKVAEFTSNYTKDEFCRNVKKAKEYIKNGDIFQVVLSQRLKCRTELRAFDIYRKLRYENPSSYLFYMDFKDFQIVGSSPERLVSVHGDRVSTNPIAGTRKRGSSREEDEKLKNELINDEKERAEHVMLVDLGRNDIGKVSEFGTVEVTKFMEVQKYSHIMHLVSEVSGKLKRGISSFDAFISCLPAGTVSGAPKIRAMEIIDEIEDKKRLLYAGAVGYFSYNKNMDTCIAIRTVVIKDNYAYIQAGGGIVYDSDPELEYEESLNKAKALMEVV; encoded by the coding sequence ATGTTAAATATAACTGAAAGTGAATTTAATCTATTAAAAAATAATAAAGATGCATTTCCTGTAATTTGTAAATTTAATGGAGATGAAATAACACCTATAAATATATTTTACAATGTAGAAGGTGAAAATAAAATAATAATGGAAAGTGTGGAATTTAATGAACAAAAGGGAAGATATTCTTTTATAGCATGTAATCCCTATATGGAAACAAAGAGTTTTAAAAATGATATATTTGTAAAAGATAAAAATTCCCACTGTAAATTTAAAGGGAAAATAATGGATTTTGTAAAAAAATATATGGATATAAATTATAATACAAATTCACTGGAGATACCTTTTACTGGGGGGGCTATTGGATATGCCGGATATGATGTAATAAAACAATATGAAAATATAAGAGATGATAATGAAGATGATTTGAAAATTCCTGAAAGCTATTTTATGTTCTACAAAAATTTAATATGCTACGATCATCTAAAGCATAGGCTGATCTTAATATATAATGTGTTCCCGGAGGATAATGTAAGTTATTTAGAGATCAATAATTATTTTAAAAAATTATACAAGCAGATCACTGAAAAAATAGAGGTTCATAATATTTCTAATAATTCAAAAGTAGCAGAGTTTACCTCCAATTATACTAAGGATGAATTTTGTAGAAATGTAAAAAAAGCTAAAGAATATATAAAGAATGGAGATATATTTCAGGTGGTGCTCTCTCAAAGATTAAAATGTAGGACTGAACTTAGGGCCTTTGATATTTATAGAAAGCTGAGGTATGAAAATCCATCCTCCTACCTTTTTTATATGGATTTTAAAGACTTTCAAATAGTAGGTTCTTCCCCGGAAAGGCTTGTAAGTGTGCATGGAGATAGAGTTAGTACTAATCCTATTGCAGGTACAAGAAAAAGAGGAAGTAGCAGGGAGGAAGATGAAAAACTAAAAAATGAGCTTATAAATGATGAAAAGGAAAGAGCAGAACATGTTATGTTGGTGGACCTTGGAAGAAATGATATAGGAAAAGTAAGTGAATTTGGAACTGTTGAAGTTACAAAATTTATGGAAGTACAGAAGTATTCCCATATTATGCATCTGGTATCTGAGGTCTCAGGAAAGCTGAAAAGAGGAATATCAAGTTTTGATGCTTTTATTTCCTGCCTTCCTGCAGGTACAGTATCTGGGGCACCTAAAATAAGGGCTATGGAAATAATAGATGAAATTGAAGATAAAAAAAGACTTCTCTACGCAGGAGCGGTAGGATATTTTTCTTATAACAAAAATATGGATACTTGTATTGCCATAAGGACAGTAGTTATTAAAGACAATTATGCCTATATACAAGCTGGAGGGGGTATAGTATATGATTCTGATCCTGAATTAGAATATGAGGAATCTTTAAATAAGGCAAAAGCATTGATGGAGGTGGTATAA
- a CDS encoding Cof-type HAD-IIB family hydrolase codes for MNYKIIAVDMDGTLLDDERLIPEYNKNMIYKAIKLGVKFVICSGRPPMALKFYSEVVFPGEPIICCNGGVIIGENRSIIKSTPLNKYSLLKVIDILREEKDTYYHFYDDFGLYSEQFRYTTKKFYDINNSYSEKFKMKITIIKNSKTFIKHCKCNITKIVVIDEDVKYLERLRNKIAKVPGITTTKSDLYNIEIVSRGVSKGKALEFLADYYNISMEQCIAVGNDENDKSMIKTAGLGVAVFNSREILKKSADYITETDNNSGAVGEVIKKFIL; via the coding sequence ATGAATTATAAAATTATTGCAGTAGATATGGATGGAACCCTTTTAGATGACGAAAGGTTGATACCAGAATATAATAAAAATATGATATATAAGGCCATAAAATTGGGAGTAAAATTTGTTATTTGTTCAGGAAGACCTCCTATGGCATTAAAATTTTATTCTGAAGTAGTATTTCCTGGTGAACCTATAATATGCTGTAATGGAGGGGTGATAATAGGTGAAAATAGAAGTATTATTAAATCAACTCCTTTGAATAAATACAGCTTATTAAAAGTTATAGATATATTGAGAGAAGAAAAGGATACCTATTATCATTTTTATGACGATTTTGGACTTTATAGTGAGCAATTTAGGTATACTACTAAAAAATTTTATGATATTAATAATAGTTACAGTGAAAAATTTAAAATGAAAATTACAATTATAAAAAATTCAAAGACATTTATAAAACATTGCAAGTGTAATATAACCAAAATAGTAGTTATTGATGAGGATGTAAAATATCTGGAAAGGTTGAGAAATAAAATAGCTAAAGTTCCCGGTATAACAACTACAAAGTCGGATCTGTATAATATTGAAATAGTCAGCAGAGGTGTTTCAAAAGGCAAGGCTCTGGAATTTTTGGCAGATTATTATAATATATCTATGGAGCAGTGCATAGCTGTAGGAAATGATGAAAATGATAAAAGCATGATTAAAACTGCAGGCCTTGGGGTAGCTGTATTTAATTCCAGGGAAATTTTGAAAAAATCTGCAGATTATATTACAGAAACAGATAATAATAGTGGTGCTGTGGGAGAAGTTATAAAAAAATTTATATTGTAA
- a CDS encoding DUF4883 family protein, translated as MKKFLLLLIPIILLVVLSYKLNNGMFSPQKPNNFYYTNLLAKNLSLSSPLKCAMEENNFHDEINLDKDNIKDIKNLLSSLKKKNFINKPKNLPEKSAYRITFTFDKEKLLIDVYNEKYLCIYPWDGEYSMDYIDISDIPASLNLYYLGKYLFKQY; from the coding sequence TTGAAAAAATTTTTATTATTATTAATACCGATTATTTTACTTGTAGTACTTAGTTATAAATTAAACAATGGTATGTTTAGCCCTCAAAAGCCAAACAATTTTTATTACACAAACCTGCTTGCTAAAAATCTATCTTTATCTTCTCCATTAAAATGTGCTATGGAAGAAAATAATTTCCACGATGAAATAAATTTAGATAAAGATAATATTAAAGATATAAAAAACCTGTTATCCTCCCTTAAAAAAAAGAATTTTATCAACAAGCCCAAAAATCTACCAGAAAAATCTGCCTATAGAATTACTTTTACTTTTGATAAAGAAAAATTATTAATAGATGTATATAATGAAAAATATCTGTGTATTTATCCCTGGGATGGAGAATATTCTATGGACTATATAGACATAAGTGATATTCCAGCCTCTTTAAATTTATATTATTTAGGTAAATACCTTTTTAAACAATATTAA
- a CDS encoding DUF4397 domain-containing protein: protein MFICPYCARNFYRAPKFRAVSHIRFLNASPNSPAIDVYLNDRLIFRNLLYKYFSDYVTIPSGTYHIKVFPSGNTVNPLIDKSLFISPEKIFTLAAINEYPNIDLLSIEDIRRPKIPGKTFIRFGHLSPEAPTLNIVLPNGNTLFSNVSYKQITSYIPVDPGTYTIEARASNSGERILYVPNIRLRGDRFYTIYAVGNLSKPPELQVLIPLDGNSYIGS from the coding sequence ATGTTCATTTGTCCTTATTGTGCCCGGAATTTTTATAGGGCTCCTAAATTTAGAGCTGTATCCCACATAAGATTTTTAAATGCCAGTCCAAATTCTCCTGCAATAGATGTATATTTAAATGATAGGCTTATATTTAGAAATCTATTGTATAAATACTTTTCAGATTATGTAACTATACCTTCTGGAACATACCATATAAAGGTATTTCCTTCTGGAAATACTGTAAATCCACTTATAGATAAAAGCTTATTTATATCTCCAGAAAAAATATTTACCCTGGCTGCTATAAACGAATATCCAAATATAGACTTACTCTCTATAGAAGATATACGCCGTCCTAAAATTCCAGGTAAAACATTTATAAGATTTGGTCATCTTTCCCCTGAGGCACCTACCCTAAATATAGTTCTTCCTAATGGTAATACACTTTTTTCAAATGTATCTTATAAACAGATAACTTCATATATACCCGTGGATCCTGGAACCTATACCATAGAAGCTAGAGCTTCTAATTCCGGAGAAAGAATTCTATATGTACCTAATATACGGTTACGTGGAGATAGATTTTATACCATATATGCTGTAGGAAATCTATCTAAACCACCTGAACTTCAAGTATTAATTCCTCTTGATGGCAACAGTTACATTGGTTCTTAG
- a CDS encoding Gx transporter family protein gives MNKTKKLVFLSFLTGMALVIYIIEAQIPVLFPGIKLGLSNTVSLATLILLGWREALLVMLLRTLLGSMFNGTMTAFMFSIAGGILSNLVMIILYKYFKNSMSLWTISICGAIFHNIGQLLIASIIIQDFKIYIYLPVLLISAIITGYFIGWCTKFLMDNLSKIPIFKSFLDS, from the coding sequence ATGAATAAAACAAAAAAATTAGTTTTTTTAAGCTTTTTAACGGGCATGGCTTTAGTTATATATATAATAGAGGCACAGATTCCAGTGTTATTTCCAGGAATAAAATTAGGGCTGTCTAATACAGTATCACTGGCCACTTTAATACTTTTAGGTTGGAGAGAAGCATTACTGGTAATGCTTTTAAGAACTCTTTTAGGTTCAATGTTCAACGGTACAATGACCGCATTTATGTTCAGCATAGCTGGTGGAATTTTAAGCAATTTAGTTATGATTATATTATATAAATATTTTAAAAATTCCATGAGTCTTTGGACTATAAGCATATGCGGCGCCATATTTCATAATATAGGTCAGTTATTAATAGCATCTATTATAATTCAGGACTTCAAAATATATATATACCTGCCTGTGCTTTTAATATCTGCCATAATAACAGGATATTTTATAGGCTGGTGTACAAAATTCCTAATGGACAATTTAAGTAAAATTCCCATATTTAAAAGTTTCCTAGATTCCTGA
- the rnfB gene encoding RnfABCDGE type electron transport complex subunit B, whose amino-acid sequence MQTVIMVLIVMTIIGLLFGLILGYVDKKFAVEVNPLIELVEDVLPKGQCGGCGYAGCKAYAEAVVLDESVPPNLCVPGKEEVAKAVAELTGKSAGDVEAKVAHVRCSGDLSNTVKKYNYKGIKDCTAANLLQGGPKACQYGCLGFGTCVKHCPFDALTMGSKGLPVVDTYKCTGCGSCTTVCPKSVIQLRSLGSKVAVNCNSKDKGAEVRKSCKVGCLGCGLCLKNCSYGAIKLENNLAVVDHHICIEKCSEATCLAKCPTGAIKKIISAMDLQEQSKEEAAANS is encoded by the coding sequence ATGCAGACAGTAATTATGGTTTTAATAGTAATGACCATTATAGGACTTTTGTTTGGACTTATTTTGGGCTATGTAGATAAAAAGTTTGCAGTGGAGGTAAATCCACTTATAGAATTGGTGGAAGACGTGCTTCCAAAGGGACAGTGCGGAGGATGCGGATATGCAGGGTGTAAGGCATATGCAGAGGCAGTTGTGTTAGATGAAAGTGTTCCCCCTAATCTTTGTGTACCTGGAAAGGAAGAAGTTGCAAAGGCTGTAGCAGAACTTACCGGTAAATCTGCGGGAGATGTTGAAGCAAAAGTTGCCCATGTAAGATGTTCAGGAGATTTGTCAAATACAGTAAAAAAATATAATTATAAAGGAATAAAGGATTGTACTGCGGCAAATTTACTTCAGGGAGGACCTAAAGCTTGTCAATATGGATGTTTAGGTTTTGGAACTTGTGTGAAACATTGTCCTTTTGATGCCTTAACTATGGGTTCTAAAGGCTTACCGGTAGTTGATACGTATAAATGTACAGGTTGTGGTTCTTGTACAACTGTTTGTCCAAAGAGTGTAATTCAGTTAAGGTCTTTAGGTTCTAAGGTTGCAGTTAACTGTAATTCTAAAGATAAGGGAGCAGAAGTACGTAAATCTTGTAAGGTAGGATGCCTTGGATGTGGATTATGCTTAAAAAATTGTTCTTATGGGGCTATTAAGCTGGAAAATAATTTAGCAGTAGTGGATCACCATATCTGTATTGAAAAATGCAGTGAAGCTACTTGTCTTGCTAAATGTCCTACAGGAGCCATTAAAAAAATTATAAGTGCTATGGATTTGCAAGAGCAAAGTAAAGAAGAAGCTGCGGCAAATTCATAA
- a CDS encoding electron transport complex protein RnfA — protein sequence MSAYLTLFISAVIVNNFVLTRFLGLCIFFGVSKNLDASIGMGMAVTSVITLSSMLAWVVYNFVLVPFNLVFLKTVVFVLLIASFVQLLEIIIKKQAPALYNMWGIYLLLIATNCIVLSVPLINAESNYGFLESVVNSIGSGLGFALAIVLMASLREKLRLADVPKPLEGLGVAFILAGMLALSFMGFSGMISL from the coding sequence ATGTCTGCCTATTTAACTTTGTTTATAAGTGCAGTAATTGTAAATAACTTTGTTTTAACAAGGTTTCTAGGACTTTGTATATTCTTCGGAGTTTCTAAGAATTTAGATGCTTCAATAGGTATGGGTATGGCTGTTACTTCAGTTATTACTTTAAGTTCCATGCTTGCTTGGGTAGTTTATAATTTTGTATTGGTACCTTTTAATCTAGTATTTTTAAAAACTGTAGTTTTTGTACTTTTAATTGCAAGTTTTGTACAACTTTTAGAAATTATTATAAAAAAACAGGCACCTGCACTGTATAATATGTGGGGAATATATCTTCTTTTGATAGCTACAAACTGTATTGTACTAAGTGTGCCACTTATAAATGCTGAATCTAATTATGGATTTTTAGAAAGTGTAGTTAATAGTATAGGTTCTGGTCTGGGGTTTGCCCTAGCTATAGTTTTAATGGCAAGTCTTAGAGAAAAATTAAGATTAGCGGATGTACCTAAACCTCTAGAGGGTCTTGGAGTAGCTTTTATTCTGGCAGGAATGCTGGCTTTGTCCTTCATGGGTTTTTCAGGCATGATTTCGCTGTAG
- the rsxE gene encoding electron transport complex subunit RsxE encodes MKGLWNIFKKGLIAENPILVLALSLCPALATTSSAINGLTMGLCVLFVITCNNTVVSIIKRFVNPKVRVPVYITCIATIVTVVELVLQAYAPVLYSQLGIYLALVVVFAIILARAETFASKNPVIPSFFDGLGMGCGFTLALVLISIIRELFGAGTIFGIHVMWASYNPALIMILPPGAFILIGYLVSVVKVYNQHVEKIKMKKLEKLSRGEA; translated from the coding sequence ATGAAAGGATTATGGAATATATTTAAAAAAGGATTAATTGCGGAAAATCCTATACTTGTCCTTGCACTTAGCTTGTGTCCGGCGCTGGCAACAACTAGTTCTGCTATAAATGGTTTGACTATGGGACTTTGCGTATTGTTCGTTATAACTTGTAACAATACAGTGGTTTCTATAATTAAAAGATTTGTAAATCCTAAGGTTCGTGTACCGGTGTATATAACCTGTATAGCAACTATAGTTACAGTGGTGGAACTTGTATTACAAGCTTACGCACCTGTATTGTACAGTCAATTAGGCATATATTTGGCATTGGTAGTTGTATTTGCTATAATACTTGCCCGTGCGGAAACTTTTGCTTCTAAAAATCCTGTAATACCGTCCTTCTTTGATGGACTGGGTATGGGATGTGGATTTACTTTAGCCTTAGTTTTAATAAGTATAATACGTGAATTATTTGGGGCAGGAACTATATTTGGTATACATGTAATGTGGGCTTCTTATAATCCGGCTTTGATTATGATACTTCCACCAGGAGCTTTTATATTGATTGGATATTTAGTATCTGTAGTAAAAGTTTATAATCAACACGTGGAGAAAATTAAAATGAAAAAATTAGAAAAATTAAGTAGAGGTGAAGCATAA
- a CDS encoding RnfABCDGE type electron transport complex subunit G, with translation MENKNSVFKITKNLTVTCFIAGIIIAVVYYITAPVAAQKQIELKNKTMQTLVKNADDFKSVNGKTDWYEAKQGSNTVAYVVPAESKGYGGAITMLVAVTPDGKVIGFSIVSHNETPGLGANASKDSFTAQFKGKTADDLLVVKDKSNNKNIQAMTGATITSRAVTKGVKEAVQEVTTFTGGK, from the coding sequence ATGGAAAATAAGAACAGTGTATTTAAGATTACTAAAAATTTAACAGTTACATGTTTTATAGCTGGAATTATAATTGCTGTAGTTTATTATATAACTGCACCAGTGGCAGCACAAAAACAAATTGAATTGAAGAATAAGACTATGCAGACCTTAGTTAAAAATGCAGATGATTTTAAATCTGTAAATGGCAAGACAGATTGGTATGAAGCAAAGCAGGGAAGCAATACAGTTGCGTATGTAGTACCTGCAGAAAGCAAAGGATATGGTGGGGCTATAACTATGTTAGTTGCTGTTACTCCAGATGGAAAAGTAATAGGTTTCAGTATAGTATCCCATAATGAGACTCCAGGGCTTGGAGCTAATGCCTCAAAGGATTCTTTTACTGCACAGTTTAAAGGGAAAACAGCTGATGATTTATTAGTTGTAAAAGATAAATCCAACAATAAGAATATTCAAGCTATGACAGGAGCTACAATTACTTCAAGGGCTGTAACTAAAGGAGTTAAAGAGGCAGTTCAAGAGGTTACTACATTTACGGGGGGTAAATAA
- a CDS encoding RnfABCDGE type electron transport complex subunit D, with protein sequence MAEAQTKKDIFTVSSSPHIRCDESISKIMWNVNLALAPAAIFAIYNFGIPALKTMIVSILAAVITEYAIQKIRKKPVTIKDGSAFLTGLLLAMCLPPGIPAYMVAIGSFIAIAIAKHSMGGLGYNIFNPAHIGRAALMLSWPVAMTTWTKITTSVDTVTSATPLGILKLDGYSKLVDTFGGTGALYKALFIGTRNGSIGETSTILLVLGGLYLIYKRYINWQVPVIMIGTVGILTWAFGGTSGFFTGDPIFHMMAGGLVFGAFFMATDMVTIPMTVKGQIIFAIGAGALTSLIRLKGGYPEGVCYSILLMNAVTPLIDRFIQPVKFGARK encoded by the coding sequence ATGGCAGAAGCACAAACAAAAAAAGATATTTTCACGGTTTCATCATCACCGCATATTCGTTGTGATGAATCTATTTCTAAAATAATGTGGAATGTTAATTTAGCATTAGCTCCGGCAGCAATTTTTGCTATATATAACTTTGGCATTCCTGCACTAAAAACTATGATAGTAAGTATCTTAGCTGCTGTGATTACGGAATATGCAATTCAAAAAATAAGAAAGAAACCTGTAACTATTAAAGATGGAAGTGCTTTTTTGACAGGACTTTTACTTGCTATGTGTCTCCCACCGGGAATTCCTGCTTATATGGTTGCTATAGGATCTTTTATAGCTATAGCAATAGCTAAACATTCTATGGGAGGACTTGGATATAATATATTTAATCCAGCTCATATAGGAAGGGCTGCTTTAATGCTTTCATGGCCTGTGGCTATGACTACATGGACAAAGATTACTACCAGTGTAGATACGGTAACTAGTGCTACCCCTCTTGGAATTTTAAAACTTGATGGGTATTCAAAGTTAGTTGATACATTTGGAGGAACAGGAGCACTTTATAAGGCATTATTTATAGGTACTCGTAATGGCAGTATAGGAGAAACTTCTACAATATTGCTTGTTTTAGGCGGACTTTATCTTATATATAAACGTTATATTAATTGGCAGGTTCCTGTAATAATGATTGGAACTGTAGGCATACTCACCTGGGCTTTTGGCGGAACTTCAGGATTTTTCACAGGAGATCCTATTTTCCATATGATGGCAGGTGGATTGGTTTTTGGTGCTTTTTTTATGGCTACGGATATGGTTACTATACCTATGACGGTTAAAGGACAAATTATTTTTGCTATAGGTGCAGGAGCTCTTACCTCCCTTATCAGATTAAAAGGTGGATATCCTGAAGGTGTATGTTATTCAATATTATTAATGAATGCAGTTACTCCTTTAATAGACCGTTTTATACAGCCAGTTAAATTTGGCGCCAGGAAGTAA
- the rsxC gene encoding electron transport complex subunit RsxC, whose translation MLKSFLGGVHPNDNKKYTANKPIEVAPIPDKVFIPVRQHIGAPTSPIVEKGDEVKKGQLIAKSDAFVSANVHSSISGKVVDVAEYPHPGFGKCLTIVIENDGKDEWVEGIPTSRNWQDLDDKEIMDIIREAGIVGMGGATFPSHVKLSPPSDKKVEFFILNGAECEPYLTSDYRSMLEYTDRIVSGVKIIMKILKAEQGFVGIEDNKKDAIEVMEKAFQETGVQVVALPTKYPQGAEKMLIKVLTEREVPSGRLPMDVGAVVQNVGTCIAVSDAVERGIPLIQRVTTLSGGALKEPKNLLLRIGTTFRYAIDLCGGFKETPVKVVMGGPMMGFAQSNLEVPVMKGVSGILSLSKSDVNTGTETACIRCGRCLNACPMSLNPSMLSILGQNNLYREAKEDYNLLDCVECGSCVYVCPAKRNIVQYVKYLKAENAAQAARDKAEAEKNKEKVAK comes from the coding sequence GTGTTAAAAAGTTTTCTGGGTGGAGTACATCCTAATGATAACAAAAAGTACACTGCCAATAAGCCTATAGAAGTAGCACCTATACCTGATAAGGTATTCATTCCTGTTAGACAGCATATAGGTGCTCCTACATCTCCTATAGTGGAAAAAGGCGATGAGGTTAAGAAAGGGCAGCTTATTGCTAAAAGTGATGCTTTTGTATCAGCTAATGTACATTCTTCTATTTCTGGAAAAGTTGTAGATGTGGCTGAATATCCTCATCCCGGGTTTGGAAAATGTCTGACTATAGTCATCGAAAATGATGGCAAGGATGAATGGGTGGAAGGAATACCCACTTCCCGTAATTGGCAAGATTTAGATGATAAAGAGATAATGGATATAATAAGAGAAGCTGGCATTGTAGGAATGGGAGGAGCTACTTTTCCATCACATGTTAAGCTTTCACCTCCATCAGATAAAAAAGTAGAATTTTTTATATTAAATGGAGCTGAATGTGAACCTTATTTAACATCTGATTATAGATCTATGTTGGAATATACAGATAGGATAGTATCAGGTGTTAAAATTATTATGAAAATTTTAAAGGCAGAACAGGGATTTGTAGGTATTGAAGATAACAAAAAGGATGCTATTGAGGTTATGGAAAAAGCTTTTCAAGAAACAGGTGTACAAGTTGTTGCCCTTCCTACCAAATATCCTCAAGGGGCTGAAAAGATGCTTATAAAGGTTTTAACAGAAAGAGAAGTCCCATCGGGCAGACTTCCTATGGATGTAGGTGCAGTTGTTCAAAATGTAGGTACATGCATTGCAGTCAGTGATGCTGTAGAAAGAGGTATTCCGCTTATACAGAGGGTTACCACTTTAAGTGGAGGGGCTTTAAAAGAACCTAAAAATTTATTGCTTAGGATAGGAACCACTTTTAGATATGCTATTGATCTTTGTGGTGGATTTAAAGAAACTCCAGTTAAGGTAGTTATGGGTGGACCTATGATGGGATTTGCACAGTCTAATTTAGAAGTACCTGTAATGAAGGGTGTATCAGGAATACTTTCATTGTCTAAAAGTGATGTGAATACGGGAACAGAAACTGCATGTATTAGATGTGGTAGATGTTTAAATGCCTGTCCAATGAGCTTGAATCCAAGTATGCTGAGTATTCTTGGACAAAATAATCTATATAGAGAAGCTAAAGAAGATTACAACCTTTTAGATTGTGTAGAATGTGGCAGTTGTGTATATGTGTGTCCTGCCAAACGAAATATTGTACAATATGTTAAATATTTAAAGGCTGAAAATGCAGCTCAGGCAGCTAGAGACAAAGCTGAAGCAGAAAAAAATAAAGAGAAAGTTGCGAAATAA
- a CDS encoding SoxR reducing system RseC family protein has translation MKKKSEGIVIETAEGFAKVKASRHGDCKNCGACPGDNATVLDAKNPIGAKAGEHVILEMREQNMIRAAFVVYIMPIISIFLGVLVGTWIFNAVGYYEMTFKVVGGIVFFIISLIYIKVFDRATAKDDASKPVIKKIL, from the coding sequence ATGAAAAAGAAATCGGAAGGCATCGTAATTGAAACAGCAGAAGGCTTTGCTAAAGTTAAAGCAAGTAGACATGGGGATTGCAAGAATTGTGGTGCTTGTCCAGGCGATAATGCTACGGTGTTAGATGCTAAAAATCCTATTGGAGCAAAAGCTGGGGAACATGTTATTCTTGAAATGAGAGAACAGAATATGATAAGAGCAGCATTTGTGGTATATATAATGCCTATTATATCAATTTTTTTAGGGGTTCTGGTTGGAACGTGGATATTTAATGCTGTGGGATATTATGAAATGACATTTAAGGTAGTAGGTGGAATAGTGTTTTTTATTATATCACTTATATATATAAAAGTATTTGATAGGGCAACAGCTAAAGATGATGCTTCTAAACCTGTAATTAAGAAGATATTATAA